A single window of Nicotiana sylvestris chromosome 3, ASM39365v2, whole genome shotgun sequence DNA harbors:
- the LOC104234651 gene encoding uncharacterized protein isoform X3 translates to MDRKKQKMIAKTWRPVSTQSRSSEGDEKHNLGGQVQEVKCTVSSYESTVLAEDSGAEVVNDDEPLSAAQKHSVKFEAGASLMRFIRGKGGATQRTIEKETGVKIILPLSRKEDCLIIEGNSAESVGRASDRVQAIIDEAVKSRNLDYSHFVSLPLAIYPELVNKLINFQNSILGTTEVNQDENLECDSSGNTSDSEGEEHYSSKPRVAVEVKTKDSNDHVKVDITNMPLVSYSPKVSKSSPSESKASKVLDLGIEKSIFIKPKTFHLTVLMLKLWNKDRINAASEVLRNVSPKVIDALESQPVSIRLRGLECMRGSPAKARVVYAPVEVIGGEDRLLRACQVITNAFTEAGLVLEKDANQKLKLHATIMNARHRKSKTRSRKADSFDARTIFGQYGSEQWGEYLIREAHLSQRFVFDDNGYYHCCASIPFPEEMQLD, encoded by the exons ATGGACCGGAAAAAGCAGAAaatgattgccaaaacatggagACCTGTTTCTACTCAATCAAGGTCTAGTGAAG GTGATGAGAAGCATAACCTTGGAGGTCAAGTGCAAGAAGTTAAATGCACCGTCTCTTCCTATGAGTCAACAGTTTTGGCAGAGGACAGTGGAGCTGAAGTAGTAAATGATGATGAACCACTTTCAGCAGCACAGAAGCATTCAGTTAAATTCGAG GCAGGAGCTTCCTTGATGCGTTTCATCAGAGGGAAAGG GGGTGCAACACAGAGGACAATTGAAAAGGAAACGGGAGTTAAAATCATACTTCCATTATCGCGGAAAGAGGATTGTCTAA TCATAGAAGGAAATTCTGCTGAAAGTGTGGGAAGAGCATCAGATAGAGTCCAAGCCATAATTGATGAG GCAGTTAAAAGCCGGAATCTTGATTACTCTCACTTTGTATCACTTCCATTGGCCATATACCCTGAACTGGTCAACAAGCTCATCAACTTTCAGAACTCGATTCTTGGAACTACCGAAGTTAACCAAGATGAAAATTTGGAATGTGATTCAAGTGGTAACACTTCTGATTCGGAAGGTGAGGAGCACTACTCGAGTAAACCACGGGTTGCAGTGGAAGTCAAGACTAAAGATTCTAATGATCATGTTAAAGTGGATATCACCAACATGCCACTCGTGAGTTACTCGCCTAAAGTGTCCAAGTCCTCTCCCTCAGAATCAAAGGCTTCTAAAGTGTTAG ATTTGGGAATTGAGAAGTCCATCTTTATTAAACCAAAAACATTCCACTTGACTGTGCTCATGCTGAAGCTTTGGAATAAGGACCGAATTAACGCTGCTTCTGAGGTTTTGCGG AATGTCTCACCAAAAGTAATTGATGCTTTGGAGAGTCAACCTGTGTCTATAAGACTGAGGGGTTTG GAGTGCATGAGAGGTTCTCCTGCAAAAGCTCGTGTTGTATATGCTCCTGTGGAAGTAATCGGTGGTGAAGACCGACTTTTACGTGCCTGTC AGGTGATCACTAACGCGTTCACTGAAGCTGGTCTTGTTCTTGAAAAAGATGCAAACCAGAAGTTAAAG TTGCATGCCACTATCATGAATGCGCGACACAGAAAAAG CAAAACAAGATCAAGAAAAGCTGATTCCTTTGATGCACGAACAATTTTTGGTCAATATGGCTCAGAACAATGGGGAGAGTATCTTATCCGTGAAGCTCATCTTTCACAAAGGTTTGTGTTCGATGACAATGGCTATTACCATTGCTGTGCTTCCATCCCATTTCCTGAAGAGATGCAACTCGATTGA
- the LOC104234651 gene encoding uncharacterized protein isoform X5, with translation MLACSCRSFLRWPLTNYQHLQRCFSSCGFEYNLGTHIEGVFHVAMDRKKQKMIAKTWRPVSTQSRSSEGDEKHNLGGQVQEVKCTVSSYESTVLAEDSGAEVVNDDEPLSAAQKHSVKFEAGASLMRFIRGKGGATQRTIEKETGVKIILPLSRKEDCLIIEGNSAESVGRASDRVQAIIDEAVKSRNLDYSHFVSLPLAIYPELVNKLINFQNSILGTTEVNQDENLECDSSGNTSDSEGEEHYSSKPRVAVEVKTKDSNDHVKVDITNMPLVSYSPKVSKSSPSESKASKVLDLGIEKSIFIKPKTFHLTVLMLKLWNKDRINAASEVLRNVSPKVIDALESQPVSIRLRGLECMRGSPAKARVVYAPVEVIGGEDRLLRACRIHNFCCMPLS, from the exons ATTACCAACATTTACAG AGATGTTTTTCTTCTTGCGGTTTCGAATATAACTTGGGGACGCATATTGAAGGAGTTTTTCATGTTGCTATGGACCGGAAAAAGCAGAAaatgattgccaaaacatggagACCTGTTTCTACTCAATCAAGGTCTAGTGAAG GTGATGAGAAGCATAACCTTGGAGGTCAAGTGCAAGAAGTTAAATGCACCGTCTCTTCCTATGAGTCAACAGTTTTGGCAGAGGACAGTGGAGCTGAAGTAGTAAATGATGATGAACCACTTTCAGCAGCACAGAAGCATTCAGTTAAATTCGAG GCAGGAGCTTCCTTGATGCGTTTCATCAGAGGGAAAGG GGGTGCAACACAGAGGACAATTGAAAAGGAAACGGGAGTTAAAATCATACTTCCATTATCGCGGAAAGAGGATTGTCTAA TCATAGAAGGAAATTCTGCTGAAAGTGTGGGAAGAGCATCAGATAGAGTCCAAGCCATAATTGATGAG GCAGTTAAAAGCCGGAATCTTGATTACTCTCACTTTGTATCACTTCCATTGGCCATATACCCTGAACTGGTCAACAAGCTCATCAACTTTCAGAACTCGATTCTTGGAACTACCGAAGTTAACCAAGATGAAAATTTGGAATGTGATTCAAGTGGTAACACTTCTGATTCGGAAGGTGAGGAGCACTACTCGAGTAAACCACGGGTTGCAGTGGAAGTCAAGACTAAAGATTCTAATGATCATGTTAAAGTGGATATCACCAACATGCCACTCGTGAGTTACTCGCCTAAAGTGTCCAAGTCCTCTCCCTCAGAATCAAAGGCTTCTAAAGTGTTAG ATTTGGGAATTGAGAAGTCCATCTTTATTAAACCAAAAACATTCCACTTGACTGTGCTCATGCTGAAGCTTTGGAATAAGGACCGAATTAACGCTGCTTCTGAGGTTTTGCGG AATGTCTCACCAAAAGTAATTGATGCTTTGGAGAGTCAACCTGTGTCTATAAGACTGAGGGGTTTG GAGTGCATGAGAGGTTCTCCTGCAAAAGCTCGTGTTGTATATGCTCCTGTGGAAGTAATCGGTGGTGAAGACCGACTTTTACGTGCCTGTCGTATCCATAATTTCTG TTGCATGCCACTATCATGA
- the LOC104234651 gene encoding uncharacterized protein isoform X4 encodes MLACSCRSFLRWPLTNYQHLQRCFSSCGFEYNLGTHIEGVFHVAMDRKKQKMIAKTWRPVSTQSRSSEGDEKHNLGGQVQEVKCTVSSYESTVLAEDSGAEVVNDDEPLSAAQKHSVKFEAGASLMRFIRGKGGATQRTIEKETGVKIILPLSRKEDCLIIEGNSAESVGRASDRVQAIIDEAVKSRNLDYSHFVSLPLAIYPELVNKLINFQNSILGTTEVNQDENLECDSSGNTSDSEGEEHYSSKPRVAVEVKTKDSNDHVKVDITNMPLVSYSPKVSKSSPSESKASKVLDLGIEKSIFIKPKTFHLTVLMLKLWNKDRINAASEVLRNVSPKVIDALESQPVSIRLRGLECMRGSPAKARVVYAPVEVIGGEDRLLRACQVITNAFTEAGLVLEKDANQKLKV; translated from the exons ATTACCAACATTTACAG AGATGTTTTTCTTCTTGCGGTTTCGAATATAACTTGGGGACGCATATTGAAGGAGTTTTTCATGTTGCTATGGACCGGAAAAAGCAGAAaatgattgccaaaacatggagACCTGTTTCTACTCAATCAAGGTCTAGTGAAG GTGATGAGAAGCATAACCTTGGAGGTCAAGTGCAAGAAGTTAAATGCACCGTCTCTTCCTATGAGTCAACAGTTTTGGCAGAGGACAGTGGAGCTGAAGTAGTAAATGATGATGAACCACTTTCAGCAGCACAGAAGCATTCAGTTAAATTCGAG GCAGGAGCTTCCTTGATGCGTTTCATCAGAGGGAAAGG GGGTGCAACACAGAGGACAATTGAAAAGGAAACGGGAGTTAAAATCATACTTCCATTATCGCGGAAAGAGGATTGTCTAA TCATAGAAGGAAATTCTGCTGAAAGTGTGGGAAGAGCATCAGATAGAGTCCAAGCCATAATTGATGAG GCAGTTAAAAGCCGGAATCTTGATTACTCTCACTTTGTATCACTTCCATTGGCCATATACCCTGAACTGGTCAACAAGCTCATCAACTTTCAGAACTCGATTCTTGGAACTACCGAAGTTAACCAAGATGAAAATTTGGAATGTGATTCAAGTGGTAACACTTCTGATTCGGAAGGTGAGGAGCACTACTCGAGTAAACCACGGGTTGCAGTGGAAGTCAAGACTAAAGATTCTAATGATCATGTTAAAGTGGATATCACCAACATGCCACTCGTGAGTTACTCGCCTAAAGTGTCCAAGTCCTCTCCCTCAGAATCAAAGGCTTCTAAAGTGTTAG ATTTGGGAATTGAGAAGTCCATCTTTATTAAACCAAAAACATTCCACTTGACTGTGCTCATGCTGAAGCTTTGGAATAAGGACCGAATTAACGCTGCTTCTGAGGTTTTGCGG AATGTCTCACCAAAAGTAATTGATGCTTTGGAGAGTCAACCTGTGTCTATAAGACTGAGGGGTTTG GAGTGCATGAGAGGTTCTCCTGCAAAAGCTCGTGTTGTATATGCTCCTGTGGAAGTAATCGGTGGTGAAGACCGACTTTTACGTGCCTGTC AGGTGATCACTAACGCGTTCACTGAAGCTGGTCTTGTTCTTGAAAAAGATGCAAACCAGAAGTTAAAGGTATAG
- the LOC104234651 gene encoding uncharacterized protein isoform X1: MLACSCRSFLRWPLTNYQHLQRCFSSCGFEYNLGTHIEGVFHVAMDRKKQKMIAKTWRPVSTQSRSSEGDEKHNLGGQVQEVKCTVSSYESTVLAEDSGAEVVNDDEPLSAAQKHSVKFEAGASLMRFIRGKGGATQRTIEKETGVKIILPLSRKEDCLIIEGNSAESVGRASDRVQAIIDEAVKSRNLDYSHFVSLPLAIYPELVNKLINFQNSILGTTEVNQDENLECDSSGNTSDSEGEEHYSSKPRVAVEVKTKDSNDHVKVDITNMPLVSYSPKVSKSSPSESKASKVLDLGIEKSIFIKPKTFHLTVLMLKLWNKDRINAASEVLRNVSPKVIDALESQPVSIRLRGLECMRGSPAKARVVYAPVEVIGGEDRLLRACQVITNAFTEAGLVLEKDANQKLKLHATIMNARHRKSKTRSRKADSFDARTIFGQYGSEQWGEYLIREAHLSQRFVFDDNGYYHCCASIPFPEEMQLD, translated from the exons ATTACCAACATTTACAG AGATGTTTTTCTTCTTGCGGTTTCGAATATAACTTGGGGACGCATATTGAAGGAGTTTTTCATGTTGCTATGGACCGGAAAAAGCAGAAaatgattgccaaaacatggagACCTGTTTCTACTCAATCAAGGTCTAGTGAAG GTGATGAGAAGCATAACCTTGGAGGTCAAGTGCAAGAAGTTAAATGCACCGTCTCTTCCTATGAGTCAACAGTTTTGGCAGAGGACAGTGGAGCTGAAGTAGTAAATGATGATGAACCACTTTCAGCAGCACAGAAGCATTCAGTTAAATTCGAG GCAGGAGCTTCCTTGATGCGTTTCATCAGAGGGAAAGG GGGTGCAACACAGAGGACAATTGAAAAGGAAACGGGAGTTAAAATCATACTTCCATTATCGCGGAAAGAGGATTGTCTAA TCATAGAAGGAAATTCTGCTGAAAGTGTGGGAAGAGCATCAGATAGAGTCCAAGCCATAATTGATGAG GCAGTTAAAAGCCGGAATCTTGATTACTCTCACTTTGTATCACTTCCATTGGCCATATACCCTGAACTGGTCAACAAGCTCATCAACTTTCAGAACTCGATTCTTGGAACTACCGAAGTTAACCAAGATGAAAATTTGGAATGTGATTCAAGTGGTAACACTTCTGATTCGGAAGGTGAGGAGCACTACTCGAGTAAACCACGGGTTGCAGTGGAAGTCAAGACTAAAGATTCTAATGATCATGTTAAAGTGGATATCACCAACATGCCACTCGTGAGTTACTCGCCTAAAGTGTCCAAGTCCTCTCCCTCAGAATCAAAGGCTTCTAAAGTGTTAG ATTTGGGAATTGAGAAGTCCATCTTTATTAAACCAAAAACATTCCACTTGACTGTGCTCATGCTGAAGCTTTGGAATAAGGACCGAATTAACGCTGCTTCTGAGGTTTTGCGG AATGTCTCACCAAAAGTAATTGATGCTTTGGAGAGTCAACCTGTGTCTATAAGACTGAGGGGTTTG GAGTGCATGAGAGGTTCTCCTGCAAAAGCTCGTGTTGTATATGCTCCTGTGGAAGTAATCGGTGGTGAAGACCGACTTTTACGTGCCTGTC AGGTGATCACTAACGCGTTCACTGAAGCTGGTCTTGTTCTTGAAAAAGATGCAAACCAGAAGTTAAAG TTGCATGCCACTATCATGAATGCGCGACACAGAAAAAG CAAAACAAGATCAAGAAAAGCTGATTCCTTTGATGCACGAACAATTTTTGGTCAATATGGCTCAGAACAATGGGGAGAGTATCTTATCCGTGAAGCTCATCTTTCACAAAGGTTTGTGTTCGATGACAATGGCTATTACCATTGCTGTGCTTCCATCCCATTTCCTGAAGAGATGCAACTCGATTGA
- the LOC104234651 gene encoding uncharacterized protein isoform X2, whose translation MLACSCRSFLRWPLTNYQHLQRCFSSCGFEYNLGTHIEGVFHVAMDRKKQKMIAKTWRPVSTQSRSSEGDEKHNLGGQVQEVKCTVSSYESTVLAEDSGAEVVNDDEPLSAAQKHSVKFEAGASLMRFIRGKGGATQRTIEKETGVKIILPLSRKEDCLIIEGNSAESVGRASDRVQAIIDEAVKSRNLDYSHFVSLPLAIYPELVNKLINFQNSILGTTEVNQDENLECDSSGNTSDSEGEEHYSSKPRVAVEVKTKDSNDHVKVDITNMPLVSYSPKVSKSSPSESKASKVLDLGIEKSIFIKPKTFHLTVLMLKLWNKDRINAASEVLRNVSPKVIDALESQPVSIRLRGLECMRGSPAKARVVYAPVEVIGGEDRLLRACLPDKPFMPLLLQLHATIMNARHRKSKTRSRKADSFDARTIFGQYGSEQWGEYLIREAHLSQRFVFDDNGYYHCCASIPFPEEMQLD comes from the exons ATTACCAACATTTACAG AGATGTTTTTCTTCTTGCGGTTTCGAATATAACTTGGGGACGCATATTGAAGGAGTTTTTCATGTTGCTATGGACCGGAAAAAGCAGAAaatgattgccaaaacatggagACCTGTTTCTACTCAATCAAGGTCTAGTGAAG GTGATGAGAAGCATAACCTTGGAGGTCAAGTGCAAGAAGTTAAATGCACCGTCTCTTCCTATGAGTCAACAGTTTTGGCAGAGGACAGTGGAGCTGAAGTAGTAAATGATGATGAACCACTTTCAGCAGCACAGAAGCATTCAGTTAAATTCGAG GCAGGAGCTTCCTTGATGCGTTTCATCAGAGGGAAAGG GGGTGCAACACAGAGGACAATTGAAAAGGAAACGGGAGTTAAAATCATACTTCCATTATCGCGGAAAGAGGATTGTCTAA TCATAGAAGGAAATTCTGCTGAAAGTGTGGGAAGAGCATCAGATAGAGTCCAAGCCATAATTGATGAG GCAGTTAAAAGCCGGAATCTTGATTACTCTCACTTTGTATCACTTCCATTGGCCATATACCCTGAACTGGTCAACAAGCTCATCAACTTTCAGAACTCGATTCTTGGAACTACCGAAGTTAACCAAGATGAAAATTTGGAATGTGATTCAAGTGGTAACACTTCTGATTCGGAAGGTGAGGAGCACTACTCGAGTAAACCACGGGTTGCAGTGGAAGTCAAGACTAAAGATTCTAATGATCATGTTAAAGTGGATATCACCAACATGCCACTCGTGAGTTACTCGCCTAAAGTGTCCAAGTCCTCTCCCTCAGAATCAAAGGCTTCTAAAGTGTTAG ATTTGGGAATTGAGAAGTCCATCTTTATTAAACCAAAAACATTCCACTTGACTGTGCTCATGCTGAAGCTTTGGAATAAGGACCGAATTAACGCTGCTTCTGAGGTTTTGCGG AATGTCTCACCAAAAGTAATTGATGCTTTGGAGAGTCAACCTGTGTCTATAAGACTGAGGGGTTTG GAGTGCATGAGAGGTTCTCCTGCAAAAGCTCGTGTTGTATATGCTCCTGTGGAAGTAATCGGTGGTGAAGACCGACTTTTACGTGCCTGTC TTCCTGATAAACCTTTTATGCCCCTTCTACTACAGTTGCATGCCACTATCATGAATGCGCGACACAGAAAAAG CAAAACAAGATCAAGAAAAGCTGATTCCTTTGATGCACGAACAATTTTTGGTCAATATGGCTCAGAACAATGGGGAGAGTATCTTATCCGTGAAGCTCATCTTTCACAAAGGTTTGTGTTCGATGACAATGGCTATTACCATTGCTGTGCTTCCATCCCATTTCCTGAAGAGATGCAACTCGATTGA